In the Arachis hypogaea cultivar Tifrunner chromosome 20, arahy.Tifrunner.gnm2.J5K5, whole genome shotgun sequence genome, aaaaatattacaaaaaggtttaattttgattatatttttttaatatacaaaaaaCATATGACTTAATTAATAATATCATAACATCTACATTTTTTGTTCTATTAATTATTTGCATCATAACATTAAATCTACTTATAATTTttgaagataaaaataaaatatttaaaacattaaaaattaaattaaaatttagatggaccaaaatagtattttatttttttacaacagaagaataaatatacaaataacaaaactctaaatataaataacataaattaattaaTGTTGCTGCCTAGTAGCTGCTAGAATTTgaatctcttccttcttcttacaCCACAAGATCATGCATATTATAGCAAGTGCAATCTTCAATATTTCTGTTGAGATCGTCGTGCATTTTGGCCTCCTCATTTCCATTTTCCGCTCAAGCTTttcttgattattattatttctgaATTTGACACCACAATCTTCATTATTCTCATCATTTTCTTTGGTGAACCTTTCTTCTCCGACGTCTTCGTCTTCGGCTAGCAAATGCGGCAGTGGATAACCCTCCAAGTCTCTTCGTTCCCATTCTTCGATATCCATGGCGCATTCTCCGCCATAACTTGCGCCTGCCATTGCCAACGCTTCTAAGGAAACCATCATTGTCACTTGGATTGTTCGTTGCTAAGTTTTCAGTATTTCAATCCAAAAAGGTGAAAAGGCTAACGCAAACTGTTGTTAACTATTCAGAATGGTTTGCCTCAAATTGATGATCGAAGATGCTTATATGTTTGTGTTGTAAGTTGTAATAATGATTGCTTCgtttccaaattatttatatatagatatgaacgtacgaaaaaaaaatatattgtgaATACATGTCACGTGATGAGTGTATACAATTCAAATGTGGAAGATATTATTAATTGACTGTAGGATTGTTTAAATTAGAGGAAATGCTGAATTGAAATACACTCGTGAGCATGCGCAGTTAGATAATCTATTGTCTCTCTTAAGGGAGCCACGCAGGAAACAcgtttaaaatgtttttttttaagatattttttaataattaaaatttaatatatataattatttaaattatattatttttgttaaaattaggttaaataaattaatttgatcgaaaaaattgtgaatcaaattttaaattgatttaaattaatattatttttataaaaaataaatataatattttttttatagaaaataattaaaatattcttattatatatattaattttaaaaattttaaattttaactttttttttctttgctgttataaaattaagatttagagtttttaaaaaatatatatatattatatatatatacgagtattttagttattttttataataaggatattgtagttattttttataaaataatataatttagatcgatttaaaatttaatttattgatttttcggTTACACTGATTTGTtcggtctaattttaataaaaataatatcatttaattaattatatatgttaaattttaattattaaaaaatatttaaaaaaaattttgacatcTTTATCTAGTTGGATTAATCAAAACCAATTTCTACCAGAAGTTATTGAACGGTGTAATTTCTATTTTACAATATGGTCAATTGTTGATTGATACCACGTACACTCTATCACTTTGTGTGTGTATGAATGTGTCTATAAACTTCTGGatcagataaaaaatataaacggCAATGCATAATAGAAATATTCATGGTTGATATGTGATGTTTGTAGCAAGTTTATTAATGTGTGCGGTTAATCTTATGATAGGATGATGTTATTATATGTGCTATTGTGCTTCATCACTTAGTGTTCCATCCCCTAGTCAGTCTCATTTATCCTTGGATTCATTTGCACTGCTATCTCTTTGGTGGCTGCAGGTGTATCTGCAGCAATGAATGAGCTGCGTCCATGTGCCCCAATAAGTCTAAAACATGTCGTTGCCCAAGAATTGATTAAGGGATTACGAGCTGTTTCTGACTCATTGTTGCTGTACAATACAACTCGAGTGCTCAGAGCGAACGAATCAGGACTTTTCCTCTCACTCTGCCGGGCATTTATTGAGGTGCTTTATGATTTACATCCATGAGACTGatactataaaaataataacaaattaactAACCTTTGTCCCATTAAGTGGAGTACGATACAAAATTATTGTTTATAATTTGAGCTGCTAATCTGCTCTCATGCTCTTTCAATAAATTATTGTAAATATATGTTCTTGATtccttgaaatttttattttgatgtatAGGTTGCTTATCCTCATTCTGCAACATGTTTTGGACGATGTTACCCCGGTGGAGCAACAATTATTATGGATGCTAAGAACTTGTATGACGGAATCAGCCGCCTATTAGAGACATCCTCTGCTGCAAGAGAGCTCCCAAAACCAGTGAACAATGGCAAAGCAAAGGGTGCAGATGAGAATGGCGATGTTCCGGCAGCAGCAGAGAACGGAGAAACCACTATTGTATGAATTTTTgtgttagatatataattatttatgtatcttTTTCTAACAATTTAATTTCAAACTTTTGAAATCTTAATAACTCTATGGCAGTGCTTATTTTCCCCTTAATGTTTGTTGGTTTTCTTTTGAACACATTTAACAAATAGAAATATTGCAAAAATGTTATATCAACGTTCTTTTATGAATGAGTTTCAGTTATTAATTCCTTCTGGAATATgtaatatttatcattttttatagaatttattACAAATTCTAACTTATTTGTCAACTTTTTGTTGGCATACGGGATAAATTTAGGTTGCATGCAATATTAGtattaaaagtatatatatatatatatatatgggagcTTCTATGGTGGCCAAGAAGTTAAGGTGGCCAAAGTGACCATATGATGTGTACTGCAATTTTTGATGACACCTGCAGTTAGAGATTGTGATTGACTTTATTATGACcaaatgaattttttaattacagtaaaaataataatagttgATAACATTAATGAAGGgtaaaatcataaatttgaaatttatttttgagaaaaaaatttattagaaaaaataaaagaaatttgaaagcCAAAGTTAGGGTTCCAAATTCAAACAGGGAATGA is a window encoding:
- the LOC112783639 gene encoding conserved oligomeric Golgi complex subunit 8-like, translated to MNELRPCAPISLKHVVAQELIKGLRAVSDSLLLYNTTRVLRANESGLFLSLCRAFIEVAYPHSATCFGRCYPGGATIIMDAKNLYDGISRLLETSSAARELPKPVNNGKAKGADENGDVPAAAENGETTIV